TAATGAGACTCTTGAGTAGTATCTAAGATGCTTTGACTACCGTCGAGATTGTGATACTGCACGTCTTCGACTATGATACATACATTCTGTTCATTCAATTACTTTTTAGAAGAGAATGGAATGTTCTAGATTATTTTGCAGGGTGAGAATTGAGCCACGTTGAATTTATAATGTGATTGGCGAAAGGAGGAAGACGTGGTTTCTCAATGTCCAGTTTTTTTGTGGGGTGAGCGGAGAAACACCTCGTTTAGAAATTAACTCGATCGCAGGGGTTCAGTCTGGAGAAAGTAAAACTCTGCCATAAGAGTCGATTCCTCAGAGAGATATAAGCAGAAGATATATTAATAGTCCATCTTACAGCAAGTCGTAGAGAAGTTACCAATCTTTTTGCAGAAAATCGAAGGCATACAAGTACGCAATCCATTATTTCTAAGCACACAATAATGGCGGCCATggcttcaatgatgatgaaagcaCCCTCAGCCCTTAACTGCGGGGCAGTCAAACGGAATAGTGTGGGTAATATCAGTAGATTGCCTCACAGCAGCCTCAAAATCAAGTGCATGGCAAAGGTTTGCTAATAGGCTACTCAATTAGCTTTTAGATAGGTTTTTTGGTTTCAATTTGATTATGGCTATATGCATCTTATTTGGCACGTGGTCCTCAGGATCCACAGGAAACGTCCCCTACTGAAGGCGTTTCATCGTCAACATCTACAAAGGTAAGAAAGATTTTAGATGCCCAGTATATATTTAATGATTATTGTATATTCATACCCATGTGAACAATTTATCTGAAGTGTGCGATGTGGCATATAGATGAGCACGAGGTTTGGCGACCTGTTTGCGTTCTCTGGCCCTGCGCCGGAGATTATCAACGGAAGGGCGGCAATGTTGGGGTTCGTGTCGGCCATTGCAGTGGAGGTGGCCAGCGGTAGAGATTTGTTTTCCCAAGTGAATAATGGAGGACTGTCTTGGTTTCTCATAACTGCAGGATTATTGACGACAGCGTCGGTGGTGCCCTTGTTTAAGGGAATATCGACAGAGAGCAAGTCACAGCCATTTTTTTCATCCACAGCAGAAATGTGGAATGGGCGCTTTGCTATGCTTGGCCTGCTCGCATTGGCCTTCACCGAATACGTTAAGGGTGGACCACTTGTATAAACACCATGATAGTTCTCCATATTCAAACATAGGCTCCAATTTTGGAAGTTTCCAAACGGCATTCCGTGctctagtaaaattttgttgaaCTGTTTAGCATGTCGTACAACTCAATTATACATTTAAACTTGTAACAATTTGAGCCATACATTATAAAGAAATTTAAGTTCAAATGTCGATGAGTGTAATTATTTATTGAAAATTGGTTAAACAAATACAGTCTAACTTCAACTGTTCAAATACTCTCATACGTTGCAAATATGTTTGATATGATCATAGTTAGCCGATAACATTATACTAAGTAGGGTTTTCACCCCAAACCTGTCTCATTCCTTAAAATAGGTTGCCAGTACATGATGTTGCGGCCATGGTTCAGGGTGACATGATGGTAATCTGCGTTTTCTTGAAATATTCACCCCTCACGCCTGGAAGCATAATTCTGACTTACACTTACAAAAATCATCATATCAAATTGGATTTCAGTCATGAAATCTTTGTCATTAGTTAAGATTTAATGTTTTCAGTTGTGCAGATACACAACCATTTGCTATTTTGTATTATCTATTTAAAGGCACACATTTAGAATCAAGATGAATATCTGATAATATATTTTTTCctacaaaatcaaatcaataatattttACATTTGTGCCATTCTCTGCAATCATggtttagttttttttgttttctgttgGCTTTACCATTTCATCATGATATCAAAGCGAAAACTTGTTTCTATGATTTGTGGCTAATGGAGGAATAAGATTGGGGTAGGCTTCTGCATTTGCCGTGTTGCAGAGGAGACAAAGCGGCTACTGGGCGTGACTTAGAACAACTATAGATGGCAGTGATATGATTTCAGTGTTTGTAATGGTGAGAGAGGAACAATAAAAGGAAGGTGGAAGTGAAAATCGAGATATGATTCAAGGCCAAACGTCAAACTAGAATCTTGCAATCGTGTTTCAAGAAAAGAGGTATGAAATGGACTATCTCTTTATAGGGTGACATCACAAATCTTTTGTTATCATTTTATTTGTCTTTGAGTGATAAAGATTATGGATAAAGTAGTTACAATTCCTAAATTCGAAGGGCATGAATTCCACACATGGCAAATTAAAGTGCAACTGTCATTAATTgagaaagatttgtgggagattgtggATGGCACTGTAACAAAGCCACAAGATGTAGATGCAACAACGAAGTGGACGACAAAATATCGTAGGGCCACGACATTGATTGGTCTTGGTTTATCAGATGCATACTTGCATCATATTGATTTATCAAAGATGTCAAAAACAATATGGGATGGGCTTAATGTCTTGTTTGGTTCTCAGGCTTCCAGTGCCAAGATGTCTATTAAGCAGAAATTGTTCGGGTTAAAGATGAATGGAGGTGATA
This genomic stretch from Cryptomeria japonica chromosome 8, Sugi_1.0, whole genome shotgun sequence harbors:
- the LOC131071773 gene encoding early light-induced protein 2, chloroplastic, producing MAAMASMMMKAPSALNCGAVKRNSVGNISRLPHSSLKIKCMAKDPQETSPTEGVSSSTSTKMSTRFGDLFAFSGPAPEIINGRAAMLGFVSAIAVEVASGRDLFSQVNNGGLSWFLITAGLLTTASVVPLFKGISTESKSQPFFSSTAEMWNGRFAMLGLLALAFTEYVKGGPLV